In a genomic window of Curtobacterium sp. MCBD17_035:
- a CDS encoding 2'-5' RNA ligase family protein, producing MRSIELVFDDATDGALRAGWRALVDAGLPSLALHDSPSNRPHVTLVAGPTLEPVPSLPAVAATHPAEVRFGGLTLFPAARGRFVLVRAVVVSEALGAFHRRVHEVVPGGLPTSLPDAWSPHVTIARRLPPEALPAAVSALAAVPVPEFGAVAGVRFWDGDERVVTPLTGV from the coding sequence GTGCGCAGCATCGAGCTCGTCTTCGACGACGCCACCGACGGCGCCCTCCGTGCCGGATGGCGGGCCCTGGTCGACGCGGGGCTCCCGAGCCTCGCGCTCCACGACAGCCCGTCGAACCGGCCGCACGTGACCCTGGTGGCCGGGCCGACGCTGGAACCGGTGCCGTCCCTCCCGGCCGTTGCCGCCACCCACCCTGCCGAGGTGCGGTTCGGCGGCCTCACCCTGTTCCCGGCCGCCCGCGGGCGGTTCGTGCTCGTGCGCGCCGTCGTCGTGTCCGAGGCACTCGGCGCGTTCCACCGCCGCGTCCACGAGGTCGTACCCGGGGGCCTCCCGACGAGCCTGCCGGACGCCTGGTCGCCACACGTCACCATCGCGCGACGCCTGCCGCCCGAGGCGCTCCCCGCAGCGGTCTCCGCGCTCGCGGCGGTCCCCGTGCCCGAGTTCGGCGCGGTCGCCGGCGTCCGGTTCTGGGACGGGGACGAGCGGGTGGTGACGCCCCTCACCGGTGTGTGA
- a CDS encoding FAD-binding protein has protein sequence MGAMTSELNWAGTYTYTAERIERPTSIEAVQELVSGAGRVRGIGTRHSFNDVADGPGVLVDVTAIPADLEIAPDRRTVTLGAGTRYGDVAPALDAAGLALHNLGSLPHISVGGATATGTHGSGTRLGSLSSAVAGLEFVGWDGTLHRIVRGDPEHAGAVLHLGLLGVVTRITLDVEPTYRMRQDAYGAIPWTAFLGSVREVFAAGTSVCCFTNWDGTVREVLVKTRIPDGADDVAVPEAIVGAHRLPPLPGDDHRTARDGTPGPWWDRLPHFTVGTVPSVGSEIQSEHFVPLDRAAEALDAVHALGDRIRPHLHVAELRTTAPDDLWLSPGQGSATLCIAFTWRRHVDEVAALLPDIEAALVPFEARPHWGKMSSLGSDAIAALYPRLPAFRSLVARMDPERRFASAFGERVLGV, from the coding sequence ATGGGCGCGATGACGAGCGAGCTGAACTGGGCGGGCACTTACACGTACACCGCCGAGCGCATCGAACGCCCCACCTCGATCGAGGCCGTGCAGGAACTCGTGTCGGGAGCCGGACGGGTGCGCGGCATCGGCACCCGTCACTCGTTCAACGACGTCGCCGACGGACCGGGCGTGCTCGTGGACGTCACGGCGATCCCCGCCGACCTGGAGATCGCGCCGGACCGCCGGACGGTGACGCTCGGCGCCGGCACGCGGTACGGCGACGTCGCTCCCGCGCTCGACGCCGCGGGTCTCGCGCTCCACAACCTGGGCTCGCTGCCGCACATCTCGGTCGGAGGCGCCACCGCCACCGGAACGCACGGCTCCGGCACCCGCCTGGGGTCGTTGTCGTCAGCGGTCGCCGGTCTCGAGTTCGTCGGCTGGGACGGGACCCTGCACCGGATCGTCCGAGGCGACCCGGAGCACGCGGGCGCGGTGCTCCACCTGGGCCTCCTCGGGGTCGTCACCCGGATCACACTGGACGTCGAGCCCACCTACCGGATGCGCCAGGACGCATACGGCGCGATCCCCTGGACGGCGTTCCTCGGGTCCGTGCGCGAGGTCTTCGCCGCCGGGACGAGCGTGTGCTGCTTCACGAACTGGGACGGCACGGTGCGCGAGGTCCTCGTGAAGACGCGGATCCCCGACGGCGCCGACGACGTCGCCGTGCCCGAGGCCATCGTCGGCGCACATCGCCTGCCGCCGCTACCGGGTGACGACCACCGCACGGCCCGCGACGGGACACCCGGACCATGGTGGGACCGCCTCCCCCACTTCACCGTGGGCACGGTGCCGTCGGTCGGGTCCGAGATCCAGAGTGAGCACTTCGTGCCGCTCGACCGGGCCGCCGAGGCACTCGACGCCGTCCACGCGCTCGGCGACCGCATCCGCCCACACCTCCACGTCGCGGAGCTCCGGACCACCGCTCCTGACGACCTGTGGCTCAGCCCCGGTCAGGGATCCGCGACGCTGTGCATCGCGTTCACCTGGCGCCGTCACGTCGACGAGGTCGCCGCGCTGCTGCCGGACATCGAGGCCGCGCTCGTCCCGTTCGAAGCACGGCCCCACTGGGGCAAGATGTCGTCCCTCGGATCGGATGCCATCGCGGCGCTCTACCCACGGCTCCCCGCGTTCCGGTCCCTCGTCGCCCGGATGGACCCGGAACGGCGGTTCGCGTCCGCGTTCGGCGAGCGCGTCCTCGGGGTCTGA
- a CDS encoding DHA2 family efflux MFS transporter permease subunit translates to MADPDAATVITSARSEPAGPSSTSPATARLVIGLLLVSAFVVILNETIMGVALPRLMTDLDISATTGQWLTTGFMLTMAVVIPITGFLLERFPTRPVFTWAMSLFSAGTVIALLAPGFPVLLVGRVVQASGTAIMMPLLMTTVLTLVEPQRRGRVMGNISIVISVAPAIGPTISGLILQSFTWRSMFGFVLPIALAALVIGLLKVRNVSTPRRVPLDVGSVIVSAFAFGGIVYGLSSIATIGSGGIWTPVVALTVGLVALVAFIARQRSLQRRDRALLDLRTFRVRTFTIAIVAMCIAMIAMFGTLILLPIYLETVLGLPVLQVGLLLLPGGLVMGLLSPVVGRLYDQHGAQVLAVPGAVLVSVVLWMFTMLSPTTSVWFVLAAHVLLSIGLALTFTPLFTAGLGGLTPDLYSHGSALLGTAQQLAGAAGTALFVTLMAIGTAAAGGGASSAVSVDATAAGVRTAFLVGAIISLFGIAASAMVRKPELAPGLVPSATH, encoded by the coding sequence ATGGCCGATCCCGACGCCGCCACCGTCATCACCAGTGCTCGTTCCGAGCCGGCTGGGCCGTCGTCGACGTCCCCGGCGACCGCGCGCCTGGTCATCGGACTCCTGCTCGTCTCCGCGTTCGTCGTCATCCTGAACGAGACGATCATGGGCGTGGCCCTCCCGCGGCTCATGACGGACCTGGACATCAGCGCGACGACGGGGCAATGGCTCACCACCGGGTTCATGTTGACCATGGCGGTCGTGATCCCGATCACCGGGTTCCTGCTCGAGCGGTTCCCGACGCGGCCCGTGTTCACATGGGCGATGAGCCTGTTCTCGGCGGGCACCGTGATCGCCCTGCTCGCGCCGGGGTTCCCGGTGTTGCTCGTCGGCCGGGTCGTGCAGGCGAGCGGAACGGCGATCATGATGCCCCTGCTCATGACGACCGTGCTGACACTCGTCGAGCCGCAGCGCCGTGGCCGTGTGATGGGCAACATCTCGATCGTGATCTCGGTGGCGCCGGCGATCGGGCCCACGATCTCGGGGCTCATCCTGCAGTCGTTCACGTGGCGGTCCATGTTCGGTTTCGTCCTCCCGATCGCGCTCGCGGCCCTGGTCATCGGGCTCCTCAAGGTTCGGAACGTCTCCACGCCACGACGCGTCCCACTCGACGTCGGTTCCGTCATCGTGTCCGCGTTCGCCTTCGGCGGGATCGTGTACGGCCTGTCCAGCATCGCGACGATCGGCAGCGGGGGCATCTGGACTCCCGTCGTCGCGCTCACGGTCGGACTCGTCGCACTCGTGGCGTTCATCGCGCGGCAACGGTCCCTGCAGCGACGGGACCGCGCGCTGCTCGACCTGCGGACGTTCCGGGTGCGGACGTTCACCATCGCGATCGTCGCCATGTGCATCGCGATGATCGCCATGTTCGGCACGCTGATCCTGCTGCCGATCTACCTCGAGACCGTGCTCGGGCTGCCCGTCCTGCAGGTCGGTCTGCTGCTCCTGCCTGGCGGGCTCGTCATGGGTCTGCTCTCGCCGGTGGTCGGGCGGCTGTACGACCAGCACGGCGCGCAGGTGCTCGCGGTGCCGGGCGCAGTCCTCGTGAGCGTCGTGCTGTGGATGTTCACGATGCTCAGCCCGACGACGAGCGTGTGGTTCGTGCTCGCGGCGCACGTGCTCCTCAGCATCGGGCTCGCGCTCACCTTCACGCCGTTGTTCACCGCGGGACTCGGTGGACTCACGCCCGACCTGTACTCGCACGGGTCGGCGCTGCTCGGAACGGCTCAGCAGCTGGCGGGGGCTGCGGGGACTGCCCTCTTCGTCACCCTCATGGCGATCGGCACCGCTGCCGCGGGTGGGGGCGCGAGTTCGGCGGTCTCGGTCGATGCGACCGCAGCCGGCGTCCGGACGGCGTTCCTCGTCGGCGCGATCATCTCGCTGTTCGGCATCGCCGCCTCCGCGATGGTCCGCAAGCCGGAGCTCGCGCCGGGCCTCGTGCCGTCGGCCACGCACTGA
- a CDS encoding alpha/beta hydrolase produces MPIVSTPVADLEYHDDGPADGTPVLLLHGFPDTPATWDGVLALLPDDVRAIRPMLRGVGASRVRDDAADARSGQVAALAADVLDLADALRLDRFLLVGHDWGARAAHAVAVLAPERLTGLVTIATPYGDRGHLSAAERLDDAAVAWYRYWLCTEAGARAFRTDPTALVRWAWANWSPSLRLDPTEEQAMLGAFDTDEFAADVVHYYRHGAGEAPGSPRYASTQALLDTWPAITVPTTFLIGTADGSETLPAARGNEASFASGRDLVELPGVGHFVQREDPVAVAAAVRAHLDRVRRAADA; encoded by the coding sequence ATGCCCATCGTGTCGACCCCCGTCGCCGACCTCGAGTACCACGACGACGGACCGGCCGACGGCACCCCGGTCCTGCTGCTCCACGGGTTCCCCGACACGCCCGCGACCTGGGACGGTGTGCTCGCGCTCCTGCCCGACGACGTCCGGGCGATCCGGCCGATGCTCCGCGGAGTGGGTGCGAGCCGGGTCCGTGACGACGCCGCCGACGCCCGGTCCGGTCAGGTCGCCGCGCTCGCCGCCGACGTCCTCGACCTGGCCGACGCGCTCCGACTCGACCGGTTCCTGCTCGTCGGGCACGACTGGGGCGCCAGGGCCGCGCACGCCGTCGCCGTGCTCGCTCCCGAGCGACTCACCGGACTCGTCACGATCGCGACGCCGTACGGGGACCGGGGACACCTGAGCGCGGCGGAACGACTCGACGACGCGGCGGTCGCCTGGTACCGGTACTGGCTCTGCACCGAGGCCGGCGCGCGGGCCTTCCGCACCGACCCCACCGCGCTCGTCCGGTGGGCCTGGGCCAACTGGTCCCCCTCGCTCCGGCTCGACCCCACCGAGGAGCAGGCCATGCTCGGGGCGTTCGACACGGACGAGTTCGCCGCCGACGTCGTGCACTACTACCGACACGGTGCGGGCGAGGCGCCCGGCTCGCCCCGGTACGCCTCGACCCAGGCGCTCCTCGACACGTGGCCGGCGATCACGGTGCCGACGACCTTCCTCATCGGCACGGCCGACGGGTCCGAGACCCTGCCCGCAGCCCGGGGCAACGAGGCGTCCTTCGCGAGCGGACGCGACCTCGTCGAGCTCCCCGGCGTGGGCCACTTCGTCCAGCGTGAGGACCCCGTCGCCGTCGCCGCCGCGGTCCGCGCACACCTCGACCGCGTGCGCCGCGCCGCCGACGCCTGA